Proteins encoded together in one Thermophilibacter immobilis window:
- a CDS encoding ABC transporter ATP-binding protein, with translation MGELLEMENISKCFGSFYANRNVNIDVRRGEVHTLLGENGAGKSTLMNVLIGLYQPDGGKIVMNGQEVQIVSPRVAVQHGIGMVHQHFMLIEDMTGLENIILGDKRHASPLLKEADDRASIKEIMDRYGLEIDLDKRVADMSIGMQQRVEIMKVLFRGADLLILDEPTAVLTDLEVEGLFDIMSALIAEGKAIIFISHKMREVMRISNRVTVLRRGESIETLDLADTTEQELADLMIGQKFTESIYEKVSTTDKTALELKSVSYRPEVKHGGLKDVSLAIHEGEILGVAGIDGNGQTPLAELVTGLIKPETGRVVGPDGSEIALFSPSAFIGAGLGNIPEDRNKMGLVGDMTIAENLVLKQTQSDRFSYGHGAWLKTSSIKEYAEVLKDENDIRCTSVNQTARSLSGGNQQKVILARELAAHPKLLVAVYPTRGLDIGATEFIHNQIVAQRDAGCAVLLISADFDEVLKLSDRIAVLFEGQIMGTYRGENPPIKEISLAMAGK, from the coding sequence GTGGGCGAGTTGCTGGAGATGGAGAACATCAGCAAATGCTTTGGTTCGTTCTATGCGAACCGGAACGTGAACATTGATGTCAGACGTGGCGAGGTCCATACGCTCTTGGGCGAGAACGGAGCGGGCAAGTCGACGCTCATGAACGTTCTCATCGGGCTGTACCAGCCGGATGGCGGAAAGATAGTCATGAACGGCCAGGAGGTCCAGATCGTTTCGCCCAGGGTTGCCGTGCAGCATGGCATCGGCATGGTGCACCAGCACTTCATGCTTATAGAGGACATGACGGGCCTCGAGAACATCATCCTCGGCGACAAGCGCCACGCCTCGCCGCTGCTCAAGGAGGCGGATGACCGAGCCTCCATCAAAGAGATAATGGACCGCTACGGCCTTGAGATCGATCTGGACAAGCGTGTCGCAGACATGTCAATAGGCATGCAGCAGAGGGTCGAGATCATGAAGGTCCTCTTCCGCGGTGCCGATTTGCTCATTCTCGACGAGCCCACGGCCGTTCTCACGGACCTCGAGGTCGAGGGGCTCTTCGATATCATGAGTGCCCTCATCGCAGAGGGCAAGGCGATCATCTTCATCTCCCACAAGATGCGCGAAGTCATGAGAATATCCAACCGGGTGACCGTACTGCGCCGTGGCGAGTCGATTGAGACGCTAGATCTGGCTGACACCACTGAACAAGAGCTCGCTGACCTCATGATCGGGCAGAAGTTCACTGAGAGCATCTACGAGAAGGTCTCGACGACGGACAAGACTGCTCTTGAGCTCAAGAGCGTCTCTTATCGACCTGAGGTAAAGCATGGTGGGCTCAAGGACGTCTCCCTTGCCATCCATGAGGGAGAAATTTTGGGCGTGGCGGGAATCGACGGAAATGGCCAAACGCCCCTTGCCGAACTGGTGACCGGTCTTATCAAGCCCGAGACCGGTCGGGTTGTGGGCCCCGACGGCTCAGAGATCGCATTGTTCTCGCCGAGCGCTTTTATCGGTGCTGGATTGGGCAACATTCCCGAGGACCGCAACAAGATGGGTCTCGTCGGAGACATGACCATCGCGGAGAACCTCGTTCTCAAGCAGACGCAGAGCGACCGGTTCTCGTACGGTCACGGTGCGTGGCTTAAGACGAGTTCCATCAAGGAGTACGCCGAGGTCCTCAAGGATGAAAACGACATCCGTTGCACGTCGGTCAACCAGACGGCACGGAGTCTCTCGGGCGGCAACCAGCAGAAGGTCATTCTCGCCCGCGAGCTCGCTGCTCATCCCAAACTTCTCGTAGCCGTGTACCCTACGCGTGGTCTGGATATCGGAGCCACCGAGTTCATTCACAATCAGATTGTGGCGCAGCGCGACGCTGGCTGCGCCGTACTACTGATTTCCGCAGACTTTGATGAGGTTCTCAAGCTCTCTGATCGTATCGCGGTTCTGTTCGAGGGTCAGATTATGGGGACGTATCGGGGCGAGAACCCTCCCATCAAGGAGATCTCGCTTGCCATGGCAGGAAAATAG